The genomic interval CCTAGAAAAATCGGATTATATTGCACATTTGATTGAAGATCTAAACATCACATATAAGCTAAAAAGCACTTCCTTTCCATTAAATAAGAATGACGAGGATTTAGTTGAAGTCGTAAGGGAATCGATTATTCAAATTTTAAATCATCCCTTATATGAGGAAAGCCACTTGGAATTTAAACCAGAGATTGACAAGTATTCGTTTTGTTGCGATAGAACCTTGATACAACGTGCCTTAATGAATTTAATCTATAATGCCATTGTTCATAATCCGCAAGAAACCATTATTCAGATTGCCGTTCAAAAACAACAAGAACATGTCTATATTTTAATAGAGGATAATGGAATTGGCATTGCAAATGAAGAATTAGAAGAATTGTTTACGCGCTATTATCGCGGAACAAATACAGGTGAAACACATAAAGGAAGCGGTTTGGGACTGGCCATAGCTAAACAGATTGTGGAAGCGCATGGCGGTGAAATAGTTGTGGAGAGTACATTGGGTAAAGGGACTAGGATTTGTATTGTCTTTTAAGAGGATTTACTATTTTGCTGTTAATTATAGCTAAAGGAAAAAGACTGTTTTCGGTCTTTTTCTATCCTTATTTTTCCATGGTCAATCTGAGTATGAAGTGCAAGCATGCTGGTTATTGGTGTCATGACAATTGTTCCCAATCCAGAACTTGAAACAAAATTGCCGATTGAAATAAGAACCATAAGACACCAAACATTACCATGTACCGACATTCACAGCTCTTTTGAACTTTGCACTGGCAAAATTGATCGCGGTATTTTCAAGAATTAATACGGGTTAAGAATAATATCAAATAAAAAGGGTGTCCTAAAAGGTTATTTTAGAACACCCTCTTGCAAGAAAATGTAATTAAAAATTCAATAAAATCAAGGATTTGAGTTACAGTTTATCAAAGAAAAAATAAATTCCTCCTATATTGGGACATATTTGAGGAAGTTTCTTACTTTTACCAAGAGGAACTGTATTCTCCAACACCGGTCGAAGGCGTATGATAGCTGTTGTTATCGCCATGCTGCCACGTAATGTTACCATTCGCATCTTTTAGCACAAACTTGAATTCGTACAACCGATCAGCACCTAAATTGAACGTACCGCTCCAGTTTCCGTCTGAATTTTGCGTTAGCTTATATTCGTACTCAGCAGGATTCCATCTCCCAATCTCTCCTCTAGCTCCAGTCAAGTAAACTCCCTGGCCTGCCGCTGAAGGAACATTGTTAACTGTAAATGTAACAGGAACGGATTTCACCCCCAATTTATCCCTCATCATGTTAAATTCATTTGTCGGATTTCCTTCATCATTGAATAAATAAGTCATTCTTAGTAAAGTAAAACCCTCAAAGTTGTAGTTGAAAACGACTTCTGCAGAATTATCAAATCCCCACTCGTTATTAATAAGAGGGAGTGCATTTTCGCCATTTAATGAAATACCCCGTTCATTCGCCAAGTTAGCAATTTGAGTAACTAGCTTTCTAGGAGCACTGTAGTAAGGAGCATTATATGCGTCGTGGTCTCCCATTTCTAAACAAGTAAACGTGATGGCCAAATCAGATTTCTTAAACTGATCAAGTAATTGAGAATAGTTATAGTATCCCGTGCTGTACTCGGCGGCATGCGGCATTTCAGGGTCATTCATTTTCCAATGAACACCTGAAATTTTCGCTCCAATGGGCACGTTAAAGGTGCTATCAAATTGTTTATGAGCAACTTTAGCAATCTTTTGTAAATGATCTTCAAGGGCACCTTGATACCATTCCATGAAGTCCTTACCATATTGTGAACTGTATGCTTCACCACTAGTAAAGAACTCATCACCGTTGTTTGGAGGCTGAATTTGATTCCAATTTTTAAGTTTTGTACCCCAAGCAGTATTTAATTTTTTAAGGGTTGCGTATTTTTCTTTTATAGCGCGCCTGAAATCTTTTTTAGCGCCTTCTGTATAGGCTTGAAGTTGACCTCTTTCAGGATAGTCCCATCCATCTGCAAATTGGTAGGACGGGTATCTTAGTTCACCAGCCGGACCTCCGCTTAAATAAATTTTAACTATGAGACTTTTTTTGTCAGCAAAGTTCTTTGCAAACGACTTGTATAATTCATTATATTGGCCTGTCGCTTCATCCCACCAAGGAGCAAGCGCCTCTTTATTCAGGTAACCGCTTTCACTTTTGAACGCCATATTTTCTACAGAATCTTCATCCCATATCCATGTCGGAAGAGGGTAGTTACAATCGTCTCCTACGTTACCTCCGCATTGATGTGTAGACATAATAGGCACCCATTTTAACCCTGACGACTCAACTACTTCCGCATATTTTTTATAGTAAGACCAGTCAAATTGATTATCTCCATTGCCTTCGACAAGACCCCACCACACATCTGTTGTTAATGCATATACACCACTTTCTTTTAATTGAACCAATTGTTTTTTAAATGAATCCCAATCTGTTACTTCCCCTAAAGGGGCCATAACATACAATTTGTAGTCGGACTTTACTTCAGCCTGAGCAGGTGAGTAACTTGAGAATAAAGCAACCAAACATAGCATAAAAGCTAGTATTGTATAGGATATTTTTCTCATAAACGAATACTCCTTCTTTTTTTACTTGGTTTACTAAAAATAACTTTCATAGAATGATAAGTCGTTGCCGGAAAATAACTCTTTTTTACAAGTTTAAAAAGAACATGTCTAACTTGAAATTAGCAGTTTGATTGAAAAAGTTACAAATTGTTTTGATTGCCGGTTACGAGTGAGTAACCTCCTTTCTGGATTTCTATTCATTTCTATGTTTTGTAAACGGCCAAACAAGCAGAAAAAAGGAGTGAATTCTAGTTTGGATGTATCTGTTTAGTCTACATGTGCAAACGATTGCATTAACATCCAAAAAAAAAGACCGTTATACTCCTTTCTTAAAAAATTATAGTTAGCCTGGAAATATTCGTCAAGTTATTTTTTGAAAATTTGAAAAAATTATACCAAATCTTGATTTCAGAATTTCATGTTTCAGGCAAGGAGTATGGTATTCTTTCAGAAGGAGATATCGGTACTTTTTCAAGGAACAAGATATATTAATTCTACTAGGAAAAATTAGGTTGATGAGATTATTGAAAACGCTACTTCAATTCATAGATGAATGAAATACTTAATGAACGGTTCATTGGATTCTGTGCCAAATGTACAGTAAACCTGTTATTCAGCAAAAAGGTGCGTTAGTTGAGCACTTAAACGAAAGAGGCAAGTTACGGTATGATGCTTGGTGGCGGCCTTTGGGCGATGGTTGGGTTAACCGAAAAAGAGTTCGTCCTAGTTCAGATGCTCCCAATCTTTTTAATTTATTGGTAAATGGTTCTAATATTAGTACATACAATGAAATTGTGAGGATCTTGATCAACGATAAATCTTACTATATTTCCTTTTATTAATAATAAAGGAGGATAGGTTTAAGATGTATGAATTTATTAGACCATTTCTAGAATTTTTTTTATTGTTTTTTGAGATAATTATAATAAGTTTAACGATTTGTGTGAAAAATATAATAATTAAATTCTTATTTACTTTTATGAATTTATTTCTAGCAATTATCCTTTATCAAAATGCCGTTAAACTTGCGTATTGTTGTGGAGGATTTGATGATCTTATCATTCGGTTTTACTCCTTTATCATTTTGTTCATTTTTGTCATTCAAGTGATGATTAGCATATTTAAAAAATGATTTAATTTAATAAAAGCAGAGGAATCGAATTCCCCTGCTTTTTGTTGTGTGAATGACTACCCAAATTCACTTTCACACAATTCGAGCAAGATTTAGGATGAACTATTTTGAGGAATCTCTTAGTATCTATAAAAGAGATATGTAGATTTAGGAGAAAACTACGAATTTTCAATTAACTTAGTATAGACATTTAAACATTGCTCATATATATTATACATATTAATCCTATTTAAATACTGTGAATTAAATTCCGATGTTATCTTATTAATCATATGAAGAATGATGTTTAAACGTTTGAATCTTGACCTTGAAAAGTCGAAATGAAAAAGATCAATTTACATTGTCTATGAACTTACTAATATATATAACAGAAAAAGGGTCTATTTCAAAATGAAAACACACTATACTTATATGTTTTGTTTGTGTTTGGAATAGGACATTAAGGAGATTACTATGAGAAAGTTACTTATTTTTGCTATTGTCGGCTTTTTTGCTCAATTAATTGATGGCTCACTGGGAATGGGGTATGGACTTACTTCAACATCACTATTAATGGCGTTTAGTGTGGCACCAGCAGTGGCTTCTGCTTCCGTTCACATGTCTGAAATTGTTACAACTGCAGCATCAGGTGTTTCTCATTATCGTTTTGGGAATGTAGATAAAAAAATGCTTTTTAAATTAATGATCCCAGGGGCATTAGGTGCTTTTATTGGGGCGGCGTTCTTGAGTAGTATATCCGGGGATTTGATCAAGCCGTATCTTTCTTTTTTCTTAATCTTAATGGGTATTTATGTGCTATCACGATTTTCGTTTAAACAGAACAATTCAAAAGATACGGAAGGAGAAGAATCTGAGGGATCTTCAACTTGGTATTTAGTACCTTTAGGAGCAGTTGCGGGATTTTTCGATTCAGTTGGTGGTGGAGGTTGGGGACCAATTAATACTCCAACGCTTTTATCTAGGAAAGACGCAGTACCTAGAAAAGTAATTGGAACAGTGGGTGCAAGCGAATTTGCTGTTACAACATCGGCTACTTTAGGATTTTTACTATTTTTAGGTTGGGAACAATTAAATTGGATTTGGGTTGCAGCATTTATAATTGGTGGAGTCATTGCCGCACCAATTGCAGCATACCTAGTTCGTATCATTCCTTCCTATTTACTAGGTGTTGTTGTTGGAGGATTTATTATTCTTACGAATTTAAACACAGTTCTAAATGCAATGGGTATTAGTTCTGAACTAACCTTTGTTAGCTATAGTATTTTGGGGTTTGGTTGGATTTTTGCAATTGCATGGACAGTTCGAAATAATATTCGATTCGATCGAAGTGGTAAAACAAGTATCGAGGGTTAAGGCGTTAAGAAGGCACTGCTATTAGAAATTGGCAGTATCTCAACAGGTAGAATGAAAAACTTACAATAAGTTTAGTTTTGAGTAGTTTTTGAAAGCCTCTCAATGAAGTTATCTTAGGAATGTGTTGATAAACCCACCAAAATTCTATGTGTTGCCAATTGCAGTCCACACATGTAGTGCTGTTCACTACTCGAATTAAAACAGTAGTTCATGATGTAACAGTGAGTAAAGAGCCTTCCAATCCGGAAAGGCTCTTTGTTTTTACATAGAAAAATAGGGCATATTGACCTCTACGCTGCCAGTGCGGGAAGTAGAATTCCTTTGAGTTTTCTAATTTTTTCCTATATAGCTTTGTATCAATATAATGGAATAAGACTTTGATAGTTATTTTAATGAATTGGATTGTAAAATAATGGATGAAATTGTACTATCATTAGTAAGAATTCTAAATAAAGCATATCTGACAAATCTTAGATATGCTTTCATTTTATTACGTTGAATAACAATGTTAAATTTAGGTGATTACCTTTGCCTTTTTTGTCATACCAGTTTTTTCAAGCATACTTTTTGAACTTACTGTTTTGTTAGGCATAAAGCAAGCAAAAATTAACGCCACAAAAGATAAGACTAACATAAATAGATAGGCATCACTTGAGCCAAAGATAGAAGCTAATTTCGCTAGTTGCGTAGCTGTAATATTTTCATTTTCCATAGATAGCTCAGAGGTATGTGAAGTTGTTTGAATGGTATACACTGTGATGACAACTGCTGTTCCAATAGCACCTGCTAATTGGCGAACAGTATTATTTACTGCCGAACCATGTGAACTCAGTTCTCTTGGTAAAGCATTTAATCCTGCTGTATTTAACGGCATAGTTATAAAGCTTAATCCAATTCGTAAAATACATGTACGAACCATTAAATATAGATAGGTTGTAGATTCAGTTAAATCAATGACTCCCCACATGGAAATAATGATAAAAAGTAAACCTGTCACAAAGAGTGGTTTAGCTCCGTATTTATCATACATTCTACCTGTGACAGGTGATAGGAAGGCATTAATCACAGCTCCAGGTAATAAAAGTAAACCTGCTTCAAAAGCTGTAAAACCTCGTCCATCCTGCAAGTATATTGGTAAAAGAATTAAATCCGCATACATAATTAACGTAATTAATACATTAATGAACGATGTGATAGTGAAAATTTTATACTTAAAAACAGATAGATTTAATAAAGGGTCTTTGGATTTTATTTGACGTAAACAAAATAAAATCGTAAAACGATTATTCCGACGATAATTGTTGTAATGACAACAGGGTTCTCCCACCCTTTGCTTCCTGCGCTACTAAATCCAAATAAAATAGAGCCAAAACCAACCGTTGACAAAATGACACTTGTAATATCTAATTTCGCTTTTGTTGTTTCAGCAACATTCTTTAAATATTTAAATGCAAGAACAATAACGACTAATACTAAAGGGGTTATCCCAATAAATAGCCATCTCCATGACAGATATTCAATCATAAAACCGGATAATGGATAATATGTATTGCCCCTTATTTTTTATGACTTTTTACGATTTAGGTCTTGGTAACTTAAACTAGATGGCATTAGGTTAATACTTTCAAAGTTTGATATCAAAGTTCGACTGTACACTCGCCATGATAATGATTAACTATACTATAATAAACGAGGATACTATGTTTAAATCAAGCATATATTCTCTTTTTTTTATACATAATAGAATGATTAACAGTACTAATCTGAATCTGCTTCCCTGCTTCTTCTCCTGGTGACCAAGGGGCTCGGAGAGTCCCGCAGCTTGAATGCTGTTTTATATGACGTACCCGACTTCTTTAAGTTACTTTCACACTGCTTTTCTGTTTCAATTTTTAATTCAGTAATGTATATTTCAGTAAAGGCTTTTTATAAAACGTCACTTATTTATTTGTTATCGAGTTGTTCCGCCAAACCGATTAGAAGTCCTTCGGTTCCACGAATGTAGCAGAGCCGATACGAGTCCTCGTACTGAACCACTTCGCCAACGAGCTGAGCACCATACTTAATGAGTCTGGATACCATTTCGTCAATGTCTTCAACGGTGAACATGACGCGTAGATAACCGAGGGCGTTTACAGGAGCAGTCCGGTGATCTGATATAGTAGGTGGGGTGAGAAATCGTGAAAGTTCAAGTCGGCTGTGGCCATCTGGTGTAACCATCATAGCAATCTCTACGCACTGAGAACCCAATCCGGTTACGCGACCAGCCCATTCACCTTCGACAGTGGCTCGCCCTTCGAGGTTCAAGCCAATCTCCTCGAAGAAAGAGATTGCGTCATCAAGGGATTCTACAACGATGCCGACATTGTCCATTCTTAGTAATTTGTTTTTTGCCATAGTTTTATCTCCTTATGTGTAAAAATTTATTATCTGATCATCTTCATAATTATTCTATTAAAAAGTTACAAATTCCTTCCAAACAAAAAACACCTTGTCACAGTTCATGATAACAAAGAAAAGTCACAGTATAGGAAAATGTGAAATTGGGTTTTCGGGTATGTCATATAACATCTTGTTAACGAACAACACTTCGTAAACCCTCTACTATTGGAATATTCGCGAACCTTATTTCGTGAATGCCATCATGTTCAAATAGTTTCAAAAATTCGATACCGTAGTTGCTATTCGATAAAACAACTTCGACTTCCCCACAAAATATTCCTGCCCTGTACTCCATTAAATGGCCCTTTTATGGAATAACATAATTGGGAATTTTGCTTAAACTTTTTAAGGTGATTGGAGTTTTTATAAATAATCGAATCTTATTTTAAAACTATAATTGTTCATTAGTTGACGAAAAATTATAGAAAAAAGGGGAAGAAAAAATTCTTCGTGTTTCACATATTATACATGACTAATATATATTAACCCTTTATTAAAAAGTTTTTTTAAAATTAAGTCTTGATAAACAACGAGGTTACTGCAAAGTTCCCGGAATTATTAACAATAGATATTCATGATGGTACGGTATTAGATGGAGAGATTATTTTTACTGATTCAGGCGGAAAACCGGACATTGAAGCCTTAATTAAACTTTTGGGTTTATATAGTATTTCATTCTTTACATATAAATTTGAAATAAAGTTGTACCGTAATCAAAAAAGTTGCACCGTTTTGCACCTTTGGATGTTTTATCTGTGGGCGTTTTTTTAATGAAAGAGAAAAGAACAAATAAGTTGTTCCATTATAGGGTCAGATTGTTGAATAACATGTTAAATTGTAAAGCGAAAATTTTGAAGAAATGTACTTAAACTCCAGGGTTTTTTATTAACCAGGCAAGTTTAACAGAGCTTACCACTAAAAAGCCAATGCTAAATACCTCTTAAATAAATATCGTTATTCTGAAACAAAGCTCCTTTGATAGGCAACACTATTTAGGAGTTTTTTAATGCAAAAAAAGGTGTGATCGTATGAAAATCCAAAAAATCGAAACCTACCCCTTATTCTATAAGCTATCTCAGCCATATGGGGATGCAAATGGCTACAAGTATTACCGGTCCTGCTATCTTATCCGGATTATCACGGAATCGGGTGTACATGGCTGGGGGGAATGCGTTGATTGGTTGCCGACCCTGGACATCGGATTTAAAGAGAGAATTATTCCTTTCTTAATTGGAAAAAAGGTAACTGACCGGCTGAAGCTTGTCGGCACTGTGAAGAAGTGGCATCAGCGTGCAGCCTCCGCTGTTAGTATGGCTTTAACCGAGATTGTTGCTAAATATGCCCATCTTTCTGTCTGTGAGCTTTGGGGAGGAAGCTTTAGAAGCAGTATTCCGGTTTATGCTTCGTTCCAGTCTTATTCGGATCACTCAGATTGGATAAGGCATTCTCTCAGAATGACGGAAGAAAGTGTTTTAAACGGGTTGGGGAAAATAAAAGTCAAGATAGGAGGTAGGGTATTCAGGGAAGACCTGGAGCATATCGAAGCTCTTCAGAAAACCGTCGGCGAGAAGGTGGGAATTATTCTGGATGCCAATCAAAGCTATGATTTGGCAACCTCCCGAAAGTGGGAGAGGTGTTTTTCTAAATCGGCGAATTTTTTGTGGCTGGAAGAGCCGATGCCAATGGATCAGGTTCAGGATTATCAGTTCCTTCGTTCCAACCTGTCCATTCCTGTTGCCGGCGGGGAAAACATCAAAAGTACAAAGCAATTTATACCACTGCTTACTAAAAAGTCAATTGACATCATTCAACCGGATATCATGCATGAAAATGGAATAGATGATTTTTTCGACACTTTGAAGCTTGCACGCCATTTTGGAATTCGTGTTTCCCCTCATAGCTATGATGGAGTGATAACTCGTCTATATACCTTGTTTTGTCTGGCCAACCTGAAGCCATGGAGCAAAATGGGGGAGGATGCTATTGAGCCGGCCGAATGGGATGTGATGGAGAATCCTTTCTCGGAGCTTCTTCCTGTTAAGCCAGTGAATGGAAAGGTCTGTATTCCACAGGGAGAGGGAATTGGAGTTGAAGTGAATATGGATTTGATTAAAAAATATCTTTGGGATGGTTCATCCTATTAACAACGGTGCAGTTTAGTTGAAGAAGCATTAAGTGATTTTAGGACTAATTTTATATTTTATTTATTCAATTAAAGGGCGCAATTCTACAGCAAGAATTGTGCTCTTTCTTTATGTTAAGGGCCATTTTCTGGAGTAAGGTTTATTGAACCAGCTTCGCTAGTTACCCCTTATAGGAATTCAATGTATCTAGGATACTAAAATAACCTCCTTTAGCTTTGAGCCAAAGGAGGTTATAGATCATTCCAGTTATGTTTGTTTGAGTGCAAATTATTATTAGATGACAGAATGTCCGTGTTCAGATAATATCTGTAAAGTTTGTTCTAAAGTGTCTGACTTAACTAGAAGATAATCTGTGTTATAAGTAGAAATGGCAAAGATACTAATTTTAGCTTCAGCAAGTGGGGAAGCAAGGGAAGATAATACTCCTGTCAGTGAAAAATCAAGAGGTCCTTCCACTTTAATACATCTCCATTCGTTACTTATTTCAATATTTTCAACATGCGACGGTACTACTTCTTCTGCACATACTATAGATAGTTCTTCATCTGTATAAGTAATTGAAACAAAATTTTTATTTTCAAGAGCCCATTTAGGAATAGCTTTAGAAGGATCTAATTTTAAGACAGACATTGTTCCAGGAAGTACAGATAAATTCAACAAATATCAACTCCATTTCCCCATAGAATAAGTTTTTGTTTAACACGAAAAACAAAAAAGCCCGGAAAATATCGTTAATGATATCTCCCGGGCTTTTATCCCTCCGTGTCCACAGTGTTACTGTGTGTTTTCTCTCGGACCTGACCGGATAAAATAAACCGCGGAACCCTAGAAAACATTTTTTATTAATTTAGAGAAATTATCTATCAGAAACATGTAATTGTCAATTCTCAAGATATTACCACTTTATCGTTTTTGATAGTATTGCTAAGAAATTATATAAAGAATTTGGGTATGTAGACCGGAAGATTTCTATGAGTTTAAGGGTTTACAATACCTCCTAAAAAAGTAACTTGGATAAGCGCTCATTTTCCATTTAAGGGCCATATTGTTGAACAAAATGAAGACGACTGAATCTGAGGATTTTCAAAAAGGAAAAAAGATGAGCTGAAAAATAATTTCCAGCTCACCTTTTTTCTATTGAAGTATAAATAAGAATAGATCTTAAAGCTTTAGAAGACAAAATCTAAGGTCAATTTTCATGAGTTAAAACCTCATATACATCTCGATCGTTCCAAGGTTGAACTGGTCGATGATTGTCTGGGAAGACGGATGTGAATAGGTCAATTTGTTCTTGAGATACTGAAATCGGTTCAGCAAAAACTGTCCACTTTACCCCTTCAGAACAAGGTGGGGTGGTTAGGGATCCGTTATAATGGTACGCCGTTTTGTCTTGAGGTAATAAAGAAGAAAGATTAATTTCCTCTTCCAATAGAATATTTTCTTCCGATTCTTCCTTCGGTAACTTTGACCAGAGTTCTGCTAGAGTTTTATTCTCTTTTCCTGCTTTCATCAATACACCAAGTACAGCTAATTGATCGTCTTCACTTTTATGTACTAAATGCAGCTCCATATCCAAATTTTTTCCTTCCATTTGATGTTCAGATGGAACATGGAAATGGAATTGAACTAATTTATATTCCTTATCATCAATAACAATAGAGTTTTCGTCTGTGTTTGTATCTGCTTGCACAGTATGTCCATTATTTTTAATTGTAAAGGAGCTCGGCTGATAATTGATTCGGATATCTGCCTCTGAAGTTTTATTTGCTTTTGCATCTTCTAAGTTGATGGGAGATTGTTTCATTCCTCTTCCGCATGCTTTAAAAGACGAGTCTAAGGCTTCCCAATATTCTGGTCCAGTATCCCCAGAATAAGACCAATGTATCTCGTGTTCTTCTTTTTTCGTTTCATCCTGAGCCGCATTCTTATTATCGTGGTCTATTGGGGAAGGTGATGAAGAACATGCAGTAATAGTCACCAAGAACATACACATCATAATAAATCGAATCCACATCATTTTTCATTTCCTCCTTTGAAATTAAGGTTAGTAGATATTTATTCAAAAGAGTTGATCACGTAATTGGATTGATAAAAAATGATGGTAATTAGCATAAGTCTTCTAGTAAATATAGAAATCAGATTAAAGGAACTAGTAATAATTAAGGTAATTATGACTAAAACAGTTGCCATGATAACATTAATATTCTTTAGTTTTCCATTATCATCAATTGGGTAGTCTGAACTTTGGTTTTCCGTAAGATTGATTTCTTGAACACCAATAGCTTGTGGGTAATCGTAAATAAAATAACAGGAAAAGCTATATATTATAACCAAAATAGAGAGGGCTAAGTATCTATTCAAAACTTCACGCCCCTTAAAAGATATTTTTATATAATAACATAATTAAGAAAATTAATACAAGGAAATAAAATGATAAATCAGTTGGTTAAAAGGTAATGCGGATGTTTGAAAAAGTGGTTAATTTTAGAAAGATTAATGGAAATGCACATGAAACGAAGTTAGTTAAACCTACCTGTCTAGTGAACAATTCGCAAACATTATGTAGTAGCTTATTCAAGAATAGGGCGCGTTTCTTGAACAAGAAGTAAAAGGGTGGAAAATATTATACATGATTAATATATATCACCCTTTATTTTTTATGACTTTTTACAATTTAGGTCTTGATAATTTTAAAAAGTTTAACGGTTTATAAGGGGTAGTGACGGGGTTGCTGTCATATATCACAAAGCAGTTTATATAAATTCTTTCCTTTACATACTGAATATTTCAGTATTACTAGAATCAACATCGTGATATCCATCTACAACGACATCTAATTTACCGGTTTCAGGATGGATAACCATACCATGAATTGCAATATTTTTTGGCATTAAAGGGTGATTGTTGATTAAATGAACACTATTTGTGACACTCTCCTCTACACATTGAAAACCGGTTAGCCACTCGGACAAATTAATACCTGCATTCGTTAGGGTATCAATTTGAACCTCAGAGATCCCATTCTGTTTTGCGGCTTCAAGAATCGAGGACGATTGAAGGCCTACCATCCCGCATCCATGATGACCTATCACACATATTTCTTCTGCTTTCAACTCATAAATAGCGACAAGAATGCTGCGCATAATGCTACCAAAAGGATGAGACACAATAGCTCCAGCATTTTTGATAATTTTCGCATCCCCGTTTCTCAAACCCATTGCTTTTGGAAGCAATTCTAATAGACGGGTATCCATACAGGTTAAAATGACAATTTTTTTATCCGGATATTTCGTAGTTTGAAACTCTTCATACTTGTTTTCATCAACAAAAACTTTGTTATAATCTAAAATAGTGGAAATAATAGACATTGATTTTTCTCCTTGTTATTTGTGTTGGAACTTAAGAGTTTTAACAAATAATCCTACAAAGAAACTCTATGCGATATCTATAAAATTTCTTGTGAATCAGTGATCAAGTGTGAATAACCAAAAGGCCATTGATAACATACTGATAACGATTTAAGATTAATAATACTCAAGGTCAAGAAAGAAGGCAAGAAACATGTTAGACATGCTAACATGTTTCTTGCCTTCTATTATTAAATAGATATGAAATTTGTTGATGAACTTTTATTAAACTATTGCCCATTCAATAGTTCCTTTTTTAAATATTCCATTTTAGAACAAGTCCTAGGGCGCTATCCTTAAAAAAGGCAGTGCTCTTTTTACAGCCATTTAATGGAATAAG from Metabacillus sediminilitoris carries:
- a CDS encoding carbonic anhydrase; translation: MMWIRFIMMCMFLVTITACSSSPSPIDHDNKNAAQDETKKEEHEIHWSYSGDTGPEYWEALDSSFKACGRGMKQSPINLEDAKANKTSEADIRINYQPSSFTIKNNGHTVQADTNTDENSIVIDDKEYKLVQFHFHVPSEHQMEGKNLDMELHLVHKSEDDQLAVLGVLMKAGKENKTLAELWSKLPKEESEENILLEEEINLSSLLPQDKTAYHYNGSLTTPPCSEGVKWTVFAEPISVSQEQIDLFTSVFPDNHRPVQPWNDRDVYEVLTHEN
- a CDS encoding ACT domain-containing protein, whose amino-acid sequence is MNLSVLPGTMSVLKLDPSKAIPKWALENKNFVSITYTDEELSIVCAEEVVPSHVENIEISNEWRCIKVEGPLDFSLTGVLSSLASPLAEAKISIFAISTYNTDYLLVKSDTLEQTLQILSEHGHSVI
- a CDS encoding family 14 glycosylhydrolase; the encoded protein is MRKISYTILAFMLCLVALFSSYSPAQAEVKSDYKLYVMAPLGEVTDWDSFKKQLVQLKESGVYALTTDVWWGLVEGNGDNQFDWSYYKKYAEVVESSGLKWVPIMSTHQCGGNVGDDCNYPLPTWIWDEDSVENMAFKSESGYLNKEALAPWWDEATGQYNELYKSFAKNFADKKSLIVKIYLSGGPAGELRYPSYQFADGWDYPERGQLQAYTEGAKKDFRRAIKEKYATLKKLNTAWGTKLKNWNQIQPPNNGDEFFTSGEAYSSQYGKDFMEWYQGALEDHLQKIAKVAHKQFDSTFNVPIGAKISGVHWKMNDPEMPHAAEYSTGYYNYSQLLDQFKKSDLAITFTCLEMGDHDAYNAPYYSAPRKLVTQIANLANERGISLNGENALPLINNEWGFDNSAEVVFNYNFEGFTLLRMTYLFNDEGNPTNEFNMMRDKLGVKSVPVTFTVNNVPSAAGQGVYLTGARGEIGRWNPAEYEYKLTQNSDGNWSGTFNLGADRLYEFKFVLKDANGNITWQHGDNNSYHTPSTGVGEYSSSW
- a CDS encoding sulfite exporter TauE/SafE family protein, translating into MRKLLIFAIVGFFAQLIDGSLGMGYGLTSTSLLMAFSVAPAVASASVHMSEIVTTAASGVSHYRFGNVDKKMLFKLMIPGALGAFIGAAFLSSISGDLIKPYLSFFLILMGIYVLSRFSFKQNNSKDTEGEESEGSSTWYLVPLGAVAGFFDSVGGGGWGPINTPTLLSRKDAVPRKVIGTVGASEFAVTTSATLGFLLFLGWEQLNWIWVAAFIIGGVIAAPIAAYLVRIIPSYLLGVVVGGFIILTNLNTVLNAMGISSELTFVSYSILGFGWIFAIAWTVRNNIRFDRSGKTSIEG
- a CDS encoding beta-class carbonic anhydrase, encoding MSIISTILDYNKVFVDENKYEEFQTTKYPDKKIVILTCMDTRLLELLPKAMGLRNGDAKIIKNAGAIVSHPFGSIMRSILVAIYELKAEEICVIGHHGCGMVGLQSSSILEAAKQNGISEVQIDTLTNAGINLSEWLTGFQCVEESVTNSVHLINNHPLMPKNIAIHGMVIHPETGKLDVVVDGYHDVDSSNTEIFSM
- a CDS encoding mandelate racemase/muconate lactonizing enzyme family protein encodes the protein MKIQKIETYPLFYKLSQPYGDANGYKYYRSCYLIRIITESGVHGWGECVDWLPTLDIGFKERIIPFLIGKKVTDRLKLVGTVKKWHQRAASAVSMALTEIVAKYAHLSVCELWGGSFRSSIPVYASFQSYSDHSDWIRHSLRMTEESVLNGLGKIKVKIGGRVFREDLEHIEALQKTVGEKVGIILDANQSYDLATSRKWERCFSKSANFLWLEEPMPMDQVQDYQFLRSNLSIPVAGGENIKSTKQFIPLLTKKSIDIIQPDIMHENGIDDFFDTLKLARHFGIRVSPHSYDGVITRLYTLFCLANLKPWSKMGEDAIEPAEWDVMENPFSELLPVKPVNGKVCIPQGEGIGVEVNMDLIKKYLWDGSSY
- a CDS encoding VOC family protein → MAKNKLLRMDNVGIVVESLDDAISFFEEIGLNLEGRATVEGEWAGRVTGLGSQCVEIAMMVTPDGHSRLELSRFLTPPTISDHRTAPVNALGYLRVMFTVEDIDEMVSRLIKYGAQLVGEVVQYEDSYRLCYIRGTEGLLIGLAEQLDNK